In Chitinophagales bacterium, a single genomic region encodes these proteins:
- a CDS encoding UDP-N-acetylmuramoyl-L-alanyl-D-glutamate--2,6-diaminopimelate ligase, with translation MVSVQDILYKVAIRTVVGKTATSVKDIQLDSRKVTPSSLFVAVKGAATDGHSFMAKAEEAGASVIVCETLPVTLNPDILYVQVNNSAEAAGIMAHNFYGQPSLKLKLVGVTGTNGKTTIATLLYKLFVSLGYNCGLISTVENRINREVIPATHTTPDAVSLNALLRRMVDEGCTHVFMENSSHAIHQHRSTALHFTGALFSNITHDHLDYHKTFDEYIRVKKAFFDGLSADAFAISNLDDKRGPVMLQNTVARKYLYSLKSMADFKGKILENGLTGLMMTVNEQEVHFRLIGEFNAYNLLAVYGVAICLGEDKHDVLRNLSLLTGAEGRFDYLVSRKERIMAIVDYAHTPDALLNVLATIKKLRKGNERVFTVVGCGGDRDKTKRPVMAEVAAEHSDKVILTSDNPRSEEPDAIIRDMEAGLGSAGKRRTISITDRREAIKTAVSLAGPEDIILIAGKGHEKYQEIKGVRHHFDDKEVVQEMFALLEK, from the coding sequence TTGGTTAGCGTACAGGATATATTATATAAAGTGGCGATCCGGACAGTGGTGGGAAAAACTGCTACTTCCGTAAAGGATATCCAACTGGATTCAAGAAAAGTTACACCGAGTTCTTTGTTTGTGGCGGTAAAAGGGGCAGCAACCGATGGACATAGTTTCATGGCGAAAGCCGAAGAGGCCGGAGCCTCGGTCATTGTTTGCGAAACCTTACCGGTTACCCTGAACCCGGATATTTTATATGTCCAGGTCAACAACAGCGCTGAAGCAGCAGGGATCATGGCCCATAATTTTTATGGACAGCCTTCCTTAAAGCTGAAGCTGGTGGGTGTAACCGGAACCAATGGAAAGACAACCATCGCCACCTTATTATATAAGCTCTTTGTATCACTGGGTTACAACTGTGGATTGATCAGCACGGTGGAGAACCGCATTAACAGGGAAGTTATTCCTGCTACGCATACCACACCGGATGCAGTTAGTCTGAATGCCCTGTTGCGGAGAATGGTGGATGAGGGATGCACACATGTTTTCATGGAGAACAGTTCGCATGCCATTCACCAGCACCGGAGCACGGCCCTTCATTTTACCGGGGCCCTGTTCAGCAACATCACACATGACCACCTGGATTACCACAAAACATTTGATGAGTATATCCGGGTGAAGAAGGCCTTTTTTGATGGATTGTCTGCCGATGCTTTTGCCATCAGCAATCTGGATGATAAAAGAGGGCCGGTGATGTTGCAAAATACCGTAGCCAGGAAATATCTCTACAGCCTTAAATCCATGGCTGATTTTAAAGGGAAGATCCTGGAGAATGGGTTGACCGGACTGATGATGACGGTGAATGAACAGGAGGTCCACTTCCGGTTGATCGGCGAGTTCAATGCCTACAACCTGCTGGCGGTGTATGGAGTGGCGATCTGTCTGGGAGAAGATAAACATGATGTGTTGCGGAATCTTTCCCTGCTCACGGGAGCCGAAGGAAGATTTGATTATCTCGTCTCCCGCAAAGAAAGGATCATGGCGATCGTTGATTATGCCCACACACCAGATGCGTTGCTGAATGTGTTGGCCACGATCAAGAAACTAAGAAAGGGGAATGAGCGGGTGTTCACCGTGGTTGGATGTGGAGGAGACAGGGACAAGACCAAAAGACCCGTGATGGCGGAAGTAGCAGCCGAACACAGTGATAAAGTGATCCTGACCAGCGATAACCCCCGGTCCGAAGAACCTGATGCGATCATCCGGGATATGGAAGCAGGATTAGGGAGTGCAGGAAAAAGAAGGACGATCTCGATTACCGACCGGCGTGAAGCGATCAAGACAGCCGTGAGTTTGGCAGGACCTGAGGATATCATCCTGATCGCTGGCAAAGGACATGAGAAGTACCAGGAGATAAAAGGAGTAAGACATCATTTCGACGACAAAGAAGTAGTGCAGGAGATGTTTGCATTACTGGAAAAATAA
- a CDS encoding phospho-N-acetylmuramoyl-pentapeptide-transferase encodes MLYHLFQWFEQQDIHLPGSRLFLFTTSRVLLALLLSLVVTMIYGKRLINFLKRKQVGETVRDLGLAGEQSKKGTPTMGGFIIILGIILPTILLANLNSVYIIVMLIATVWLGAIGFVDDYLKLRAKRLAQQQGVNYKKGDKDGLAGWFKILGQVGLGITVGAVLIFNSEVKIWREYQGVFNPNNPDMEVRTVDGKEKVFVVTKEPITTIPFVRSHEFNYTKLLPEGIRDYAWVLYILIVIFIITAVSNGANITDGLDGLASGTSALIGVCLGIFAYASGNFYFADYLNIMYIPGLEELSIFIAAMIGASIGFMWYNAYPAQVFMGDTGSLTLGGLIAAIAIIVHKELLIPIFCGVFLVENLSVMLQVGYFKYTRKKYGEGRRIFLMSPLHHHYQKKGYHEAKIVTRFWIVTLLCVAFAIATLKIR; translated from the coding sequence ATGTTATATCATTTGTTTCAGTGGTTCGAGCAACAGGATATCCACCTTCCGGGTAGCCGCCTGTTCCTCTTTACCACGTCGCGGGTGTTGTTGGCTCTCCTCTTGTCGCTCGTGGTGACCATGATCTATGGCAAACGACTGATCAACTTCCTGAAAAGAAAACAAGTAGGGGAAACAGTACGCGACCTGGGACTGGCCGGAGAGCAAAGCAAGAAAGGGACACCAACCATGGGAGGTTTCATCATCATCCTGGGAATAATATTACCCACGATCCTGTTGGCCAATCTCAATTCGGTTTACATCATCGTGATGTTGATCGCCACGGTCTGGCTGGGCGCGATCGGTTTTGTAGATGATTATTTGAAATTAAGGGCCAAACGCCTGGCACAGCAACAAGGTGTGAATTATAAAAAGGGAGACAAAGATGGCCTGGCTGGTTGGTTTAAAATACTTGGACAGGTTGGATTGGGTATCACGGTCGGGGCTGTACTCATCTTTAACAGCGAAGTAAAGATCTGGCGTGAATACCAGGGGGTGTTCAATCCCAATAACCCGGACATGGAAGTCAGGACCGTGGATGGAAAGGAAAAAGTTTTTGTGGTCACCAAAGAGCCGATCACCACCATTCCCTTTGTCAGGTCTCATGAATTCAACTATACCAAACTTCTTCCCGAAGGGATCCGTGATTATGCCTGGGTGTTGTATATCCTCATCGTGATCTTCATCATCACCGCTGTATCCAACGGTGCCAATATCACAGATGGATTGGATGGCTTAGCCTCGGGAACATCCGCGCTGATCGGGGTCTGTTTGGGCATATTCGCCTATGCCAGTGGTAATTTTTATTTCGCTGACTATCTGAACATCATGTATATCCCGGGGCTGGAGGAGTTATCCATATTCATTGCAGCCATGATCGGGGCCAGTATAGGGTTTATGTGGTACAATGCTTATCCCGCCCAGGTATTCATGGGCGATACGGGAAGCCTGACATTGGGTGGATTGATCGCTGCCATTGCCATCATTGTGCATAAGGAATTGCTGATCCCGATCTTTTGCGGGGTGTTCCTGGTAGAGAACCTGAGCGTGATGTTGCAGGTTGGGTATTTTAAATACACCAGGAAAAAGTATGGAGAGGGAAGACGGATCTTTTTGATGAGTCCGCTCCACCACCATTACCAAAAGAAAGGCTACCACGAGGCCAAGATCGTGACCCGTTTCTGGATCGTAACGCTGTTGTGTGTGGCCTTTGCCATCGCAACACTTAAAATACGGTAA
- the murG gene encoding undecaprenyldiphospho-muramoylpentapeptide beta-N-acetylglucosaminyltransferase, whose translation MTKRVIIAGGGTGGHIFPAIAIAHALKKLDPSIEILFVGAKGKMEMEKVPQAGFDIIGLDIAGFNRSSLIKNIGLPFKLLKSLWQARSILVGFLPNAVVGVGGYASFPMLRQAQRKKIPTLIQEQNSHAGKSNTILGRKANRICVAYEGMDKFFPADRILLTGNPVRATISGSTCSREEGAAFFKLDPSKKILLVVGGSLGARSINEAMESGLDSLLEAGIQVIWQTGKPFLERASAKAAGKQGVWVNDFITQMEFGYAAADAVISRAGAMAIAELCVLKKPVLFVPFPFAAEDHQTVNAQSLVKKNAALMVKDSEAKEKVVPMMLDLLNDEAKRMELVRNISELGITDADERIAREVLALIKNK comes from the coding sequence ATGACCAAAAGGGTGATCATAGCCGGGGGTGGTACAGGCGGACATATTTTTCCCGCCATCGCGATTGCCCATGCGCTGAAAAAACTGGACCCTTCGATTGAGATATTATTTGTAGGGGCCAAGGGTAAAATGGAAATGGAGAAAGTACCCCAGGCAGGATTTGATATCATCGGATTGGATATAGCCGGGTTCAACCGAAGTTCTTTGATAAAAAATATTGGATTGCCCTTTAAACTCCTGAAGAGTTTATGGCAGGCCAGATCGATCCTGGTAGGGTTTCTTCCCAATGCGGTGGTCGGGGTAGGTGGTTACGCCAGTTTCCCGATGCTCCGACAGGCGCAACGAAAGAAGATTCCAACCCTGATTCAGGAACAGAATTCGCACGCCGGGAAATCAAATACCATACTTGGCCGGAAAGCAAACCGGATCTGTGTGGCGTATGAAGGCATGGATAAATTCTTTCCTGCAGATCGGATACTGCTCACCGGTAACCCGGTAAGGGCCACCATCAGTGGTTCCACCTGTAGCCGCGAAGAAGGGGCCGCCTTTTTCAAACTTGACCCATCAAAAAAGATCTTGTTGGTGGTGGGAGGAAGTCTGGGCGCCCGCTCGATCAACGAAGCCATGGAAAGCGGATTGGATTCCCTGCTTGAAGCAGGTATCCAGGTCATCTGGCAAACCGGAAAACCTTTTCTTGAAAGGGCCAGTGCCAAAGCAGCCGGGAAGCAGGGAGTGTGGGTAAACGATTTTATCACCCAGATGGAATTTGGCTACGCGGCGGCAGATGCAGTGATCTCAAGGGCAGGTGCCATGGCGATCGCAGAATTATGTGTGTTGAAAAAGCCTGTGCTCTTTGTGCCTTTTCCCTTTGCGGCGGAAGACCATCAAACAGTCAATGCCCAAAGCCTGGTAAAAAAGAATGCGGCCTTGATGGTGAAAGACAGCGAAGCAAAGGAAAAGGTCGTTCCCATGATGCTGGACCTATTAAACGATGAGGCAAAAAGAATGGAGCTGGTAAGGAATATTTCCGAATTGGGAATAACAGATGCCGATGAGCGGATAGCCAGAGAGGTTTTGGCACTCATCAAAAACAAATGA
- a CDS encoding cell division protein FtsQ/DivIB has translation MNTKRTIRKLFITAIWLLVGGGLVSLLLAANSNKKRQVCNDYTIVIKGMGEKPVIAEAEVLQWVRSVAKGNIRQQPVKELDLHTMELLVEKNAWVKDAELWFDNRNVLHIVVEERSPLARVFTTSSGSYYLDNELHRLPLKKGWMIELPVFTGFPDRNKWTKKDSLLGKDIILLADHISRDEFWKAQIEQVDMDSRGQFDLVTLVGNNIIRLGKAEDLESKFYRLDLFYKKVLSKTGFEKYAAIDVRFKGQIVGQKKANN, from the coding sequence GTGAACACTAAAAGAACGATACGAAAACTATTTATAACAGCCATCTGGCTCCTCGTTGGCGGAGGGCTTGTTTCCTTATTGCTCGCGGCCAACAGCAATAAGAAGCGGCAGGTATGCAATGATTATACGATTGTGATCAAGGGTATGGGAGAGAAACCCGTGATCGCTGAAGCTGAGGTTTTGCAGTGGGTGCGTTCCGTGGCCAAAGGAAACATTCGTCAGCAACCTGTTAAGGAACTGGATCTGCATACGATGGAGCTTTTGGTAGAGAAGAATGCCTGGGTAAAAGATGCCGAGTTGTGGTTTGATAACCGAAATGTATTGCATATAGTGGTAGAAGAACGTTCCCCCTTGGCGCGGGTATTTACCACCAGTTCAGGCTCTTATTATCTCGATAATGAATTACACCGCTTGCCTTTGAAAAAAGGGTGGATGATCGAGTTGCCTGTTTTTACCGGCTTCCCGGATCGCAATAAGTGGACGAAAAAAGACAGCCTGTTAGGAAAAGATATTATCCTATTAGCGGATCATATCTCCCGGGATGAATTCTGGAAGGCACAAATTGAGCAGGTGGACATGGATTCACGCGGTCAGTTTGATCTGGTAACCCTGGTTGGCAATAACATTATTCGCCTTGGGAAGGCCGAAGACCTGGAATCGAAATTTTACCGGCTTGATCTTTTTTATAAAAAAGTACTGAGCAAAACCGGCTTTGAAAAGTACGCCGCCATTGATGTACGTTTCAAGGGCCAGATCGTTGGACAAAAAAAAGCTAACAACTAA
- a CDS encoding UDP-N-acetylmuramate--L-alanine ligase: MNTPFRGKRVYFIGIGGIGMSALARYFHTQGALVSGYDKTSTPLTRELEASGIGVHYNEDITKVPQNAELVVYTPAIPKEHQELVYLQQQGYNVVKRSDVLQMISNSSFNICIAGTHGKTTITTMIAHLLRDSGYGCNAFLGGISVNYGTNFWSHERNVCVIEADEYDRSFLKLSPDIAVITAMDADHLDIYGTAEEMEKAFIEFSGKVKPSGKLVSKFGLKRGKDLLTPDRTTYSLQNESADVYADNIRMKSGSYTFDVVMKDNRLNDVVLHMGGMHNVENITAAIAVASSLGIENEKIKSAVENFRGVKRRFEYIIKTDNQVFIDDYAHHPEELRALITGAKSLFAGKTCTVIFQPHLFTRTRDHADGFAEVLDLADRVVLLPIYPARELPIEGVNSEMILERMKNPNKELVKKEDLMSWVQQYAKTWNKELGNVLVTAGAGDIDGELVGIKEILNKS, from the coding sequence ATGAATACCCCCTTTCGGGGGAAACGGGTTTATTTCATTGGTATCGGTGGTATCGGGATGAGTGCATTGGCCCGTTACTTCCATACCCAGGGTGCGCTGGTGAGTGGATATGATAAAACCTCCACTCCTCTTACGAGAGAGTTGGAGGCATCGGGGATCGGGGTGCATTATAATGAAGATATTACCAAGGTCCCTCAAAATGCGGAATTGGTGGTGTACACACCCGCCATTCCCAAAGAGCATCAGGAGCTGGTTTATCTCCAGCAGCAAGGATATAACGTAGTAAAACGCAGCGATGTGCTGCAGATGATATCCAACAGTTCTTTTAATATCTGTATTGCCGGTACCCATGGCAAAACGACCATTACCACCATGATCGCGCATCTCTTGCGCGATTCTGGCTATGGCTGCAACGCCTTTTTAGGCGGGATCTCTGTAAACTATGGCACCAATTTCTGGAGCCATGAACGAAACGTATGTGTGATAGAAGCGGATGAGTATGATCGGAGTTTTTTGAAATTAAGTCCGGATATCGCGGTGATCACGGCGATGGATGCTGACCACCTCGATATCTATGGCACAGCGGAGGAAATGGAAAAGGCTTTTATTGAGTTTTCCGGAAAGGTAAAACCATCTGGTAAACTGGTGAGCAAGTTCGGGTTGAAAAGAGGGAAAGACCTGTTGACACCCGACCGGACCACCTACAGCCTACAGAATGAAAGTGCCGATGTGTATGCCGACAATATCCGAATGAAAAGCGGCAGCTACACCTTCGATGTGGTGATGAAAGACAATAGGCTGAATGATGTGGTACTGCATATGGGCGGTATGCACAATGTGGAGAATATCACCGCGGCAATAGCGGTGGCCAGTTCTTTGGGGATCGAAAATGAGAAGATCAAATCGGCCGTGGAAAATTTCCGGGGCGTAAAACGACGCTTTGAGTATATCATCAAAACCGATAACCAGGTTTTTATCGATGATTATGCGCATCACCCGGAAGAACTCAGGGCATTGATCACCGGGGCAAAATCTCTGTTTGCAGGTAAAACCTGTACGGTCATTTTTCAACCGCACCTGTTTACCCGTACCAGGGACCATGCGGACGGGTTTGCCGAAGTGCTTGACCTGGCGGACCGGGTCGTTCTGCTCCCGATCTATCCTGCAAGGGAATTACCGATCGAGGGAGTGAACAGTGAAATGATCCTGGAAAGAATGAAAAACCCTAATAAGGAGCTCGTAAAGAAAGAGGATTTGATGAGCTGGGTCCAACAGTACGCCAAAACCTGGAACAAGGAATTGGGAAATGTGCTGGTAACCGCAGGAGCAGGGGATATTGATGGAGAACTTGTTGGAATAAAAGAAATATTAAATAAAAGCTAA
- a CDS encoding FtsW/RodA/SpoVE family cell cycle protein: MTEPVQIENPLRRFSARTKGDKVIWALVVLLVLVSLLVVYSATGSLAYKMYKGNTEIYLFKQIMFIIMGIAVIYFAHKVNYTIYSKVAQILFLLSIPLLVYTLFFGVRMNEGSRWIRLPIINMTMQTSDLAKLALFMYLARLLSRKQQVIKDLKKGYLHLITPVAVICMLIAPANLSTALLLGASCMLLLFIGRANTKHLLVTVGIVLIPLVLLIGAAMIKHHANEGQEAEVRKGSSGGLFARVDTWISRVEGFMYGGGKEAANEDAYQVNQAKIAIAKGGLLGVGPGNSTQRNFLPQAYNDFIYPIIIEEYGLAGGAFILFIYLVFLYRSIRIFKRCPYAFGAFLALGLSFTLVIQAVVNMAVSVNLFPVTGVTLPLVSMGGSSFLFTCLSIGIILSVASNVEKLEGKNAQAETVEA; the protein is encoded by the coding sequence ATGACAGAACCGGTACAAATAGAGAATCCCCTTCGGCGCTTTAGCGCCCGCACCAAAGGCGACAAGGTCATCTGGGCCCTGGTTGTCTTATTGGTGTTGGTGTCTTTGCTGGTGGTGTACAGCGCTACCGGCTCACTCGCCTATAAAATGTATAAAGGGAATACCGAGATCTATCTTTTCAAACAGATCATGTTCATCATCATGGGGATCGCGGTGATCTATTTTGCCCATAAGGTCAATTATACGATCTACTCAAAGGTGGCGCAGATCCTATTCCTGCTTTCCATACCCTTATTGGTCTATACCCTCTTTTTTGGTGTTCGGATGAATGAAGGTAGCCGTTGGATACGACTGCCCATCATCAATATGACCATGCAAACCTCCGACCTGGCCAAACTCGCCCTGTTCATGTACCTCGCGCGTTTGTTGAGCCGGAAACAACAAGTGATCAAGGACCTGAAGAAAGGCTATCTCCATCTGATCACACCGGTGGCCGTCATTTGTATGCTCATTGCACCAGCCAACCTTTCAACTGCCCTGCTACTGGGGGCGAGTTGTATGCTGCTGCTCTTTATCGGCCGGGCGAATACAAAACATTTGCTGGTCACGGTTGGAATCGTTTTGATCCCGCTTGTCCTGCTCATCGGTGCTGCCATGATCAAGCATCATGCAAATGAGGGACAGGAAGCGGAAGTGAGAAAAGGAAGTTCAGGAGGATTGTTTGCCCGGGTAGATACCTGGATCAGTCGCGTGGAAGGCTTTATGTATGGTGGAGGAAAAGAAGCAGCCAATGAAGACGCTTACCAGGTCAATCAGGCCAAGATCGCGATTGCTAAAGGCGGGTTGCTGGGCGTTGGACCAGGGAACAGTACCCAACGAAACTTTTTGCCACAGGCCTATAACGATTTTATCTATCCCATCATCATTGAGGAGTATGGGCTGGCCGGTGGGGCGTTTATCTTATTTATTTATCTGGTTTTCTTATATAGAAGCATACGCATTTTTAAACGTTGTCCCTATGCCTTTGGCGCTTTTCTCGCCCTGGGCTTGAGTTTTACCCTCGTCATTCAGGCGGTGGTGAATATGGCAGTGAGTGTAAACCTGTTTCCTGTAACAGGGGTAACTCTTCCACTGGTGAGCATGGGGGGAAGTAGTTTTCTCTTTACCTGCTTGTCAATTGGGATCATTTTGAGTGTGGCCAGCAATGTGGAGAAACTGGAAGGAAAAAATGCGCAGGCGGAAACTGTTGAAGCATGA
- the ftsA gene encoding cell division protein FtsA — protein sequence MNTEQPIIVGLDIGTTKIAVIAGRKNEFGKLEILGFGRANSNGVKHGQVLNIDETIKAIRSALENCMASNPDLDINEVYVGIAGHHIKSLQTRGDIVRQTTEEEITQREIDQLVADQYKTYIPAGDQIIDVIPQEFTVDNFQNIPNPIGYGGVKVGANFHIITGDKNAIRNINRSVEKSDLITKDLVLQPLASAAAVMGQEDMEAGVAIVDIGGGTTDLAVFYEGILKHTAVIPFAGENITNDIKTGLGVLKTQAEQMKVQFGSALANEAKANAYITIPGLRGMPAKEISVKNLANIIQARMSEIMDFVTYHLKQVGLDNKALNGGVILTGGGSQLKHLIQLTEYVTGLNARIGFPNEHLASGHIEDLAKPTYSTCIGLILKGYDDYEHNRKDFEKDFKKVEVPEGLKKALQAEEEVLVEEEVNAEKMRSRRGLSNFWGMFKDRIIDLFKEEEDSHL from the coding sequence ATGAACACCGAACAACCCATTATCGTCGGACTTGACATTGGCACTACCAAGATCGCTGTCATTGCCGGGAGAAAGAACGAGTTTGGCAAACTCGAGATCCTTGGCTTTGGCCGGGCGAACAGCAATGGTGTAAAACACGGACAGGTCCTGAACATTGATGAAACCATCAAAGCCATTCGTTCAGCACTTGAGAACTGCATGGCCTCCAACCCCGATCTCGACATCAATGAAGTGTATGTCGGCATCGCCGGTCATCACATCAAAAGTTTGCAAACACGGGGTGACATCGTTCGTCAAACCACCGAAGAGGAAATCACCCAACGGGAGATCGATCAACTGGTGGCTGACCAGTACAAGACCTATATCCCGGCAGGTGACCAGATCATTGATGTGATCCCGCAGGAATTTACCGTGGACAATTTCCAGAATATCCCCAACCCCATTGGATATGGCGGTGTAAAAGTGGGAGCCAATTTCCACATCATCACCGGTGATAAGAATGCCATCCGGAATATCAACCGGAGCGTGGAGAAATCAGACCTGATCACCAAAGACCTTGTGTTACAGCCTCTGGCCTCTGCTGCCGCGGTCATGGGACAGGAAGATATGGAAGCCGGTGTGGCCATTGTGGACATAGGTGGTGGTACCACCGATCTGGCTGTATTCTACGAGGGTATCCTGAAACATACTGCCGTCATTCCTTTTGCCGGTGAAAATATCACCAATGATATCAAAACCGGTTTGGGTGTACTCAAAACCCAGGCCGAGCAAATGAAAGTACAATTTGGTTCCGCTCTGGCCAATGAAGCCAAGGCCAATGCCTATATCACCATTCCTGGTTTGCGTGGTATGCCCGCCAAGGAGATCAGTGTAAAGAACCTGGCCAATATCATCCAGGCCCGTATGAGTGAGATCATGGATTTTGTGACCTATCACCTCAAACAGGTTGGATTGGACAACAAGGCCCTGAATGGCGGTGTCATCCTCACTGGTGGGGGCTCTCAATTGAAACACCTGATCCAGTTGACCGAATATGTGACCGGTCTCAATGCCCGTATCGGTTTCCCCAATGAACACCTGGCATCCGGGCATATTGAAGACCTGGCTAAACCAACCTACTCAACCTGTATCGGTCTTATCCTGAAAGGATATGATGACTATGAGCATAACCGCAAGGACTTTGAAAAGGATTTCAAGAAAGTGGAAGTACCCGAAGGATTGAAGAAAGCCCTCCAGGCCGAAGAAGAAGTATTGGTCGAAGAGGAAGTGAACGCCGAGAAAATGCGCAGCCGTCGTGGATTGAGCAATTTCTGGGGTATGTTCAAAGACCGGATTATTGATTTGTTCAAAGAAGAGGAAGATTCACATTTATAG
- the murD gene encoding UDP-N-acetylmuramoyl-L-alanine--D-glutamate ligase, whose translation MRERFVILGGGESGIGAALLAKQQGYDVFLSDQGSLKEGWKQELIKESIPFEEGGHTSSIVLAADEIMKSPGIPEKNEMVKAIRKKGIPVISEIELAYRFKGKSRIIAITGSNGKTTTTALIYHICKTAGLDCALVGNIGFSFARQVATDPKPLYVAEISSFQLDDIHHFKPDVAILTNITEDHLDRYEYKFENYIRSKFRIVMNQDSSDHFIYCADDEVTMQYIDQFKILSNPLPISMRKELANGAFIKDGDVYVRTGHEHISMSVYDFALKGKHNQYNTMAACVAGATMDIRKEKIREAVQTFHSLEHRMEPVSTVRGVEFINDSKATNVNSTWYALESMNKPTVIILGGVDKGNDYSLIEDLVKEKVKGIVCLGTDNTKIHEAFKNIGCPIVNTGSASEAVHAAFQLATKGDVVLLSPACASFDLFKNYEDRGNQFKQAVREL comes from the coding sequence ATGCGTGAGCGTTTCGTCATACTGGGAGGAGGAGAAAGTGGCATCGGGGCTGCGTTGCTGGCAAAGCAACAAGGCTATGATGTTTTTCTTTCCGACCAGGGTTCTTTGAAAGAGGGTTGGAAACAGGAATTGATCAAAGAAAGCATCCCCTTTGAAGAAGGCGGACATACTTCCTCGATCGTCCTGGCTGCCGATGAGATCATGAAGAGCCCGGGTATCCCCGAAAAGAATGAGATGGTAAAAGCCATCCGAAAGAAAGGGATACCGGTCATCAGCGAGATCGAACTGGCCTACCGGTTTAAAGGAAAGAGCCGGATCATCGCCATCACCGGGAGCAATGGAAAAACCACCACCACGGCGCTTATCTATCATATCTGCAAAACCGCAGGATTGGATTGCGCGCTGGTGGGAAATATTGGATTCTCCTTTGCCCGGCAGGTAGCCACCGACCCCAAACCCTTGTATGTAGCAGAGATCAGCAGTTTTCAGCTGGATGATATCCACCACTTCAAACCCGATGTGGCGATACTCACCAATATCACTGAAGACCACCTGGATCGCTACGAATACAAATTCGAGAATTATATCCGCAGCAAATTCCGGATCGTGATGAACCAGGATAGCAGTGACCATTTCATTTACTGCGCGGATGACGAAGTGACCATGCAGTATATAGACCAATTTAAAATACTCTCTAACCCATTACCAATTAGTATGAGAAAAGAACTGGCCAACGGAGCATTTATCAAAGACGGGGACGTGTATGTAAGGACAGGACATGAACACATTTCAATGAGTGTGTACGACTTTGCCCTGAAAGGGAAACATAATCAATACAATACTATGGCCGCATGTGTAGCCGGAGCCACCATGGATATCCGGAAAGAGAAGATCAGGGAGGCTGTGCAAACATTCCACAGCCTGGAGCACCGCATGGAGCCGGTATCAACGGTCAGAGGAGTAGAGTTCATCAACGACAGTAAAGCAACCAACGTCAACAGCACCTGGTATGCACTGGAAAGCATGAACAAACCGACTGTTATCATCCTGGGTGGTGTGGACAAGGGGAATGACTATTCCCTGATCGAAGACCTGGTAAAGGAAAAAGTGAAAGGCATTGTTTGCCTGGGTACAGATAATACCAAGATCCACGAAGCATTTAAAAATATTGGATGCCCTATTGTAAACACAGGCAGCGCCTCAGAAGCCGTACATGCTGCCTTTCAATTAGCTACCAAAGGCGATGTGGTCCTGTTAAGCCCGGCTTGTGCCAGTTTTGACCTGTTCAAAAACTACGAAGACCGTGGCAATCAGTTCAAACAAGCCGTTCGCGAATTATAA